In one Melospiza melodia melodia isolate bMelMel2 chromosome 5, bMelMel2.pri, whole genome shotgun sequence genomic region, the following are encoded:
- the MRPL35 gene encoding large ribosomal subunit protein bL35m, with the protein MFVLRLSRVPAGILRRWAPRALPLSAPSARCVGHGPAPAPAPLWTPRLLGENRPRAGTPSVLSSVTPLLPSLLQQPVRTLTYCSLRKGKRKSVKSVVKRFLRLHNGLWVRRKAGYKKKLWKKSAARKKRLRELVLCTRTQCKLLDKMTTSFWKRRTWYVDDPYQKYHDRTNLRV; encoded by the exons ATGTTTGTGCTGAGGCTCTCCCGTGTCCCCGCAGGGATCCTGCGCCGCTGGGCTCCCCGTGCGCTCCCGCTCAGCGCCCCCTCCGCCCGGTGCGTCGGGCACggaccggccccggccccggccccgctctggACCCCGCGGCTGCTCGGCGAGAACCGGCCCCGGGCAGGGACCCCCTCGGTGCTCAGCAG TGTCACACCTCTACTTCCAAGTTTACTCCAGCAGCCAGTGAGGACCCTCACCTACTGCAGCCTGcggaagggaaagaggaaaagtGTGAAATCTGTGGTCAAAAGGTTCCTCCGGCTGCACAACGGCCTCTGGGTGaggagaaag GCTGGTTATAAGAAGAAGCTGTGGAAGAAGTCAGCTGCCAGGAAGAAGCGTTTGAGGGAGTTGGTGCTGTGCACCAGGACACAGTGTAAGCTCCTGGATAAAATGACCACCTCCTTCTGGAAAAGGAGGACCTGGTACGTTGATGACCCCTACCAGAAGTACCACGACCGCACAAATCTCCGTGTGTAG